A genomic segment from Flavobacterium sp. 9R encodes:
- the hemE gene encoding uroporphyrinogen decarboxylase: MLKNDLFLKALRGETVERPPVWMMRQAGRYLPEFRALRDKYDFFTRCETPELAAEITVQPIRIVGPDAAILFSDILVVPRAMGIHVELKDNLGPIIPNPIRTMEQVNQVIVPNIEETLGYVMDAVKLTKEMLNDEVPLIGFAGSPWTIFCYAVEGKGSKSFDTAKGFCFSNPVAAHTLLQKITDTTILYLKEKVKAGVNAVQIFDSWGGMLSPVDYQEFSWKYINQIVEALAEVTPVIVFGKGCWFALNEMGKSKASALGVDWTCTPRNARYLSGGNITLQGNFDPSRLLSPIPTIKKMVHEMIDEFGTDKYIANLGHGILPNIPVDHAKAFVDAVKEYRKK, encoded by the coding sequence ATGTTAAAGAACGACCTATTTTTAAAAGCATTACGAGGAGAAACAGTAGAACGTCCACCAGTTTGGATGATGCGCCAAGCGGGAAGATATTTACCAGAATTTCGTGCTTTGCGTGACAAATACGATTTCTTCACGCGTTGCGAAACTCCAGAATTAGCTGCTGAAATTACCGTACAACCTATTCGTATAGTTGGACCAGATGCAGCGATTTTGTTTTCGGATATTTTGGTAGTGCCTCGTGCTATGGGAATTCACGTTGAATTGAAAGACAATTTAGGTCCCATAATTCCAAATCCTATTCGAACTATGGAGCAAGTCAATCAAGTGATTGTTCCAAATATCGAAGAAACCTTAGGTTACGTAATGGATGCGGTGAAATTGACCAAAGAAATGCTAAATGATGAGGTACCTCTAATTGGTTTTGCAGGTTCACCTTGGACAATTTTCTGCTATGCCGTAGAAGGAAAAGGTTCTAAAAGTTTTGATACGGCCAAAGGTTTTTGCTTCTCTAATCCAGTTGCGGCGCATACCTTATTGCAAAAAATCACCGATACCACTATTTTATACTTGAAAGAAAAAGTAAAAGCAGGAGTAAACGCCGTTCAAATTTTTGATTCTTGGGGTGGAATGCTGTCACCTGTGGATTACCAAGAATTCTCTTGGAAATACATCAACCAAATCGTTGAGGCTTTGGCTGAGGTGACTCCAGTAATTGTTTTCGGAAAAGGATGTTGGTTTGCTTTAAACGAAATGGGAAAAAGCAAGGCTTCTGCACTTGGAGTAGATTGGACGTGCACGCCAAGAAATGCTCGTTATTTATCTGGTGGAAACATTACTTTGCAAGGAAATTTCGACCCATCCAGATTATTGTCACCTATTCCAACCATCAAGAAAATGGTACACGAAATGATTGACGAATTTGGAACCGACAAATACATCGCCAATTTAGGACACGGAATTTTACCAAACATCCCTGTAGACCACGCCAAAGCGTTTGTCGATGCGGTAAAGGAATATAGAAAGAAATAG
- the hemF gene encoding oxygen-dependent coproporphyrinogen oxidase, with protein sequence MKNKFYTYIQNLQDQIVAGLEAVDGQAKFKEDLWNRPEGGGGRTRVIENGAVFEKGGVNISAVHGKLPDSMQQLFKVGEADFFACGLSLVLHPKNPMVPTVHANWRYFEMYDDNGKVIQQWFGGGQDLTPYYLFEEDAVHFHQTCKTACDKHNPEFYPKYKKQCDAYFWNAHRNEARGIGGLFFDYCKASEAMSMEDWYNFVTEVGNSFLQAYVPIVERRKKLPYNQEQRTWQEIRRGRYVEFNLVHDKGTLFGLKTNGRIESILMSLPPHVQWVYDHHPIAGSEEEKLITTLMQPKEWV encoded by the coding sequence ATGAAAAATAAATTTTACACCTATATACAAAACCTTCAAGACCAAATCGTAGCAGGATTAGAAGCGGTTGATGGTCAGGCCAAATTCAAAGAAGACCTTTGGAATCGCCCAGAAGGGGGAGGCGGAAGAACACGCGTAATCGAGAACGGCGCTGTTTTCGAAAAAGGCGGGGTCAATATTTCGGCAGTACACGGCAAATTGCCAGATAGTATGCAGCAATTATTCAAAGTTGGTGAAGCCGATTTTTTTGCTTGTGGATTGAGTTTGGTGTTGCATCCCAAAAATCCAATGGTTCCCACAGTACACGCCAATTGGCGTTATTTTGAAATGTATGATGACAACGGAAAAGTAATTCAGCAATGGTTTGGAGGAGGACAGGATTTAACGCCTTATTATCTGTTTGAAGAAGATGCTGTTCATTTTCATCAAACCTGCAAAACCGCTTGCGACAAGCACAATCCTGAGTTTTATCCAAAATATAAAAAACAGTGCGACGCCTATTTCTGGAATGCACATCGCAACGAAGCGCGAGGCATTGGAGGTTTATTCTTTGATTATTGCAAAGCTTCTGAAGCGATGAGTATGGAAGATTGGTACAATTTTGTAACCGAAGTAGGCAATAGTTTCCTTCAAGCTTACGTTCCCATTGTGGAAAGAAGAAAAAAATTGCCCTACAATCAAGAACAACGCACTTGGCAAGAAATTCGCCGAGGACGTTATGTTGAATTTAATTTGGTGCACGACAAAGGCACTTTGTTTGGTTTAAAAACCAACGGAAGAATTGAGAGTATTTTGATGTCTTTGCCACCGCACGTGCAATGGGTGTACGACCATCATCCAATTGCGGGTAGCGAAGAAGAAAAATTAATTACTACTTTAATGCAGCCAAAAGAATGGGTTTAA